From the Porites lutea chromosome 5, jaPorLute2.1, whole genome shotgun sequence genome, the window TACTCTCTCTATATATTTATCTCATTTTTTTGTATCATGTAAATCAATGTAGGGTACAGCtgggtacaaataaagttgttcttgttgttcttgttgctgCAATCATTCATTATTATTCGACAGAGACAAACATTACACACGTGGatgattttctattttttatattcccgccaatatttaaaaaagttgttaaatGGGGCAGCGGttcatttgagttttatttgcttgTTCGTGTAATTTCTTCATGAATGCCATTCGGTCAGGGGCCATTCAAGGGATGTTACTCAGTAACATCCGCTGAAAGGACCTTATTGATACGCCAAGAGGCTTGATCGAGGCGAAACATTAAAACATCCTTTCCAAACAGATGCAGTGGCATCTTCTTGGTTGAATCAATCGAGGGATGATCGAAAAAGCAAGACAAGACCGCGAAACAAACATCAGAGTGGACGGTCGAAGAGAAGCTTACGTCGAGTCACAGGGGGAACCACGAGGCGAGCGTGACGTCATACGTTTACGAAATCCGACCGAAGATAAAAAGGCCTTTCGAGTGCTGACCTACTCTATTTCagccacgcccaaataattaTGATCATTTAATGATCACTGGTGGTACGAAAGACCTACGAAcgggaaataaaaacaaacatatgaAGAACCTTTGCAGCACCGCTTGCTTGTGAAGTATTTGGTTCTGCAAAGGGATTGAAATCTCCAAGTCCACGAGCCGCATTACTGGTGTGCGAGGCCACTGAAGGATCCTGAAAATGCACAAGGGAAATTTTTAAACGAGCTTGGTCACTCGATCTCAGAAGTAAGTCACGAAAGATGAAGGTCTTTCGGTCATAATAACTTACGGCGAATGGATTTTCTGAGTCTCCAGCGAAGGGATTTTCATTGTAACTTGCCATGGTTCAACGTCCCTTCTGTTAAGGGaggaaaagtgtatttttgGGTGTCAAAATTTGGAAGAGGAACACTAACTCCGATTTCCTTAAGCCTACTCAGTGCAACTTTGATTGCGCATGTGTACATCATTACAAGCCGCAGGCTCGATTTTCGGGGGATAGCGACGCGACCTTTGCACTGAAGGGCGAGGCGccaagtctattgttttgaaccaaGGGTTATATTACATCAAGAGACCCTGAGCCTATCTTAAAGCTGTCAAcaatgttctttttattgagCAATCTTTCATCTTTGACACTTAATCCAGTTTATCTTAAGTGGACACCCAACGTAGTTGCTATTCACGTGCACTGTCGAAAGCATCGTCTTTAATTTTAGCCGACCCactcaataaacaataaataagaacaATACTACCGAAAAATCATTACAACTGAGAACTTGatgaataaacaatgaaaacaacaactcaatAATCTCTCAGGGAGATCACCCGCCAAAGCGGATACCCGCGAGGTTTGTTCGGTTTCAACATAGACGGAGGACATTTTTACGTCGCTAGTATAAATCTGGCCTAACTGTCACATTTGATCGAAGAGAGAtatttacgcaaaaaaaaactatcacagttcacaaatgatttagacattatcttaatattttaccttaaactgtCGAAATTAAAGTATTGCCGCCCGCGGACAAAACTAGCTTTTTTCCGGTGTACGTCAAACACAGGCATCACGCTCAATATTATCCAGACTGAGAGCCAtagaccagaaaaaaaaatgacaattacTAAATTCCACTTTTAAAACCAACACTACTTGTCGTAAGATTGGGCGCATCGCATAAGAGCTAAGACTTAAGAGGGACAGAAAATAACAATCTACTGAATTATAAACACTAACGATatgtacaaaaacaacaactcagtAACGACTAGCTAAAATACGTTCGATTCAAGCTGTGACTTACTTTATACTTTATCACCGCTTAAGTATGGGCGCGCTGCCTGTAAGCCATTAGGAAGAGGAGAGAAATATCTAccgaattatccaaactaaagcaatgtaaaaaaaactgcatttactagctaaaacacgatcggTTTTAGCTATGCACtattcacttttaattaaaaaaatctcccttcacctcttaaacttgggcgcgccgcctgtaagccaaaagggagaagagagaataatctactgaattaccaaactaacatagcgtataaaaactgcaattggctagctagtaaaacatgatcgactcaaagtacgagtgtttcaatttaaaaaaaatctctccacctcttaaacttgggcgcgccgcctgtaagctaagagggagaggagagaaaaatttactgaactATCCAAACTAacagcgcatgaaaactgcagttggctagctagtaaaacatggtctattcaggcaacgagttttttacccttgaaaaaaatctctcttcacctcttgaACTTGGgtgcgccgcctgtaagccaagagggagagaaGAGAataaccaaactaacacagcgtatgaaaactgcaattggctagctagtaaaacatggtctattcaggctacgagttttttacccttgaaaaaaaatctctcttcacctcttaaacttgggcgtgccgcctgtaagctaagagggagaggagagaacaatttactgaattatccgaactaacacagcgtatgaaaactgcaattggctagctagtaaaacatggtctattcaggctacgagttttttacccttgaaaaaaatctctgttGCTTGGTGCGAGTCGTCGACCAAAGtatgtcttttattttcttatagttATTTAGTACTGTAATTCGTGGAACTATCAAGTCTTTACGCTATCTCATGAGAAGGACATTGATTTGAAGACAAAACTGCTGGAATCAAACAGGATTGATTATTGTTACTGTTACCAAAGTATTTTATATAATCTAGTTTAGTGTTTGTTAAGATAAGTTCTGTTCAAGCGGAATCGCTACGATATAGTTTTTGATTGTTTTATTCACGCTGAGAGTTAAATGTTATTGTCTCGGATAATTAGCTCAAGTATCAATTATGGGGTTTTTCAGTTGTGTGCTTCTTGCATCATAGTTTTATGTCGTTTAGATTATTCTACCCTTTAGTCCTAATTTTATAGTTAATCTAAGTAGTTCGTATTCTTTAATTATCGAACCTACGTCTAACTACGTTTAGCTGCGTCTACGTCTACGTCCACGTTTTGTTACGTCGTAACTAGGCTACGAACATTGCTATTACATTGAATTGCTGTACACGCGACTACTATTGTTATGAACTTTAAGGATCTGTCATTAAATCTGCTTTGATATTCTATCACGTGGAGTTCGAATCATCTATCGCCTCGCACCGTGCTACCCCTATTATTGTTGAGATTTGGATTATTCGCGACCTCCAGAATTTCCGCAATTACATTAGTTCGAATTTGTCGGCGAGATTCGTGCGAAATGAGCAAAGGCCACAAATTGTAAGGGAACTTGGAGAATCTGCTGCTTTAATCAGAACACGTCTCACAATCGCTATCACTCAATTAGTGTCATCACTCGCCGCACCCGCTATCTTGTCCGACAACCGGATGTCCGTCTATTGTCACGCAATAACTGAGTAACTAGTAACTTGACTTTGATCTATTTAGTCGTTATGGCAACAAAGAAGGCCCGTAGCCGCGCTAAAGCAGTCGTCACCAGGACGATAAATGAAATTAGTatacagtggatagtgtttctcgtgcgctctgattggctactcaatcagtgaatatcctccactattcactgattcacctccagttcctccgagcgagcgacgccaaactcgcgtaagttgcgagcaaaatgccttccctgtttgctgccgtaaacaaacaaagaaatttcacaactaatcaagcaagctgtttccgaaatacacgaagaaggtgacgaagttcggattggaagttttaacaggtaaagctttgtctttttgacacgaattcaTCGagaaaccggtgaaaaagttttttgtttacaaatataaattttaagtcttgcgttactttatttagttgacttgttcataaataagcttaaaactaaatttaataatctttttttatagaagatttaaaatacaaaaagaattcacaattccttttgaagaaatttccccgcaaaagctaaacaaatgccttcaaaagttttaattgtcggcaactAAAAAGCGACAGCCGCGGTCGCCCGGtgattacgcgccaaaattgtaatcgttgcaacagtatttgagccaaaaaatcatcatttttgtgctcaattatctcactgttttagttaaaacaattattcacctcagtgtcggtggctagtcgtggatatttacctcactgcttcgcagttcggtaaatatccaagactagccacctccactccggtgaataattgttatttattgcCCTAATGACCGACGAAGGCAATGTTGAAGAAGTTAATAAAAAATCTGGCGAATTATTGGAAgcttttgacaaatttcaagcCGGAAAAATATTACCAATTAGTGTCCGGACAAGTGGACCTATTGCTAGAAAACTTAGAAATTTGGCTAACTGGTATTGAAGCTACAAGAGCAATGAGCTCAATTGAAATACGTCCAGAGGACAGTATATCAAACGTCGGCCCTCGCTCGCGCGTGTCACGCTCGTCGCACGCGTCTAAGACATCGCGATCATCACACACTTCCTCTGTAAGCGCCAGAGCAAAGGCTGCAGCTAGAAAGGCCGTTCTAGAAGCAGAAGCCGCCACATTAAAAATGCTTCATGAGATTGAGGAAGAGGAGCTGAAATTGCGTCAGCGCAAAAACGAACTCAAGCTAAAAACTGAATTAGCAAAGGCAAGAGCCGAAGAACACGCGTATGCACAAGTCGAAATTGGCGCGAATTCGCCTCACGCAAGCGATCAAAATAAGAAGTTACCTCCGACTCCCCAACTCACAGAAGAAAATTTGGAAACAAGGTAGAATGCCAAAATGAACCCAAGGAAGAAAAACCAGAGCCCGCATTTGTTGAAAAACTTCCCATACCGACCAAGGCATTAAATCCAGAAGCACCCGATTGGAAAAACGAAGACACCAGATTTCCTGCAATGGGCAATGAAGCGACCAGGAGTACACCTACGGCGGATCTACAACTCCTACTTCTTCAGTAACAAGAGGCTATCATGGCACTGACCTTACCTCAACCTGAGCTTCCCGTGTTTACCGGCGACCCTATTGAATATTGTGACTTTATACGAGCCTTTGAAAACCTTGTCGAACGTAAAACTAGCAGCTCGAGCGCAAGGCTTTACTATCTTTTGCAGTACACGAGCGGACATGTACAAGATCTCGTTCGGAGTTGTCTTGCAATGAGAGAAGATGTCGGCTATAGTGAAGCAAGAAGACTGCTGGCAGGGAGATATGGGCAGCCATTTAAAATAgctacactctttttttatataagaatgttgtttttccggcccaggctgaatattcttatttttctgccgattttaggctgaaaatattcttgtattattcttaaattatagctcatgacattttcgttttagaatttattggggcATCAATTACAAGTGTTTGGTATCTAGATCTGTATCGCGTTACTTTGTGCACGTGCTCCATCGCTTTTCGTTGCAGTCAGCGAGGTCAAGATGTCACGTCAAACGACACTTGGCCgttttggcttaaaaaatgcaCTTcgcacacaaaattatatctatccttttcaaaatctcagcctcggctttattcttaaaatattcttaaaatttcgcaaaattcagcctcgatattcttataaaatatattcttatagaaaaaaaagagtgtaccgCATACGCTGACCGCGTCATTAACGGACAACCAATCCGCACTGAGGATGGTCCTGCGCTGCAAAGATTCTCAATATTACTTACCAGCTGTACGAACACATTGAATGAAACTGGCTACTTGAACCGCCTTGAAAACCCGGAAAGTTTGAGAAAAATCGTTGATAGATTACCTTACCCGCTAAGACTGAAGTGGCGTGACGTCGTGGACACAATCGCTCAGAAAGAAGGAAGGGATCCTAACCTGCACGACATCACAAACTTCGTTGAAGCAAAGTCAAGAGTCGCCAACCATCCGATCTTTGGCAAAGTTCAAGGCGACCAAAAGCCGTTTAATCAAAAGAGCAACTGGAAACAGAAAAAGGATGCGAAGTCGTTCGCTGCACAAGGTCAGGGACAAAGCCAACAGCAAAAGCAGCTAAGTAACTCGGAAGGAAGAAAGGAACTTAAATGCCCTTCGTGTCCAAAGGATCACTGGCTATCTCAATGCGATGAGTTTAAAAAGTTGAGTTTATACAACCGCTATCAGTTCGTCCGAAATAAACACCTTTGCATTAACTGTTTAGTTCCTGGACATTTTGTTCAAGACTGTCCAAAGAGAAGCTTCTGCCGTGTCGAAGGATGTGCAAAGAAGCATTCTACATTCCTTCACGAGAAACCATCGACCCCAAAACCAAGCGGTACCGATAAAGAAAATCGAACTAGCGACCAAGGACAAGTAACAAGTCCAAGTACAACGCAAGCAAAGAATGGTTATGTGAAAAGCGAATCGTTTCAAGTATCAAGTGATTCTGTGGTAGGGATGTCGATCGTTCCCGTGAAAGTCAACGTAAAAGGCCAAGATAAGAAAGTGCTCACTTATGCATTCCTAGATTCTGGATCTAACACCTCGTTTTGTACAGAGGATCTCCTAAAGAAGCTCAACGCCAAGGGAGAAAGAGCTACCCTCTCGCTCACTACCGTGGGAAAATCTAACGAAACCATCGAATGTTCTCTCGTAAATCTAGAGGTTTCAGATATTGGCAACCAAAACCTAATCGAGCAACCGATGGTGTACTCTCGACCCAGTCTCCCGGTCTCAACAGCAGCTATTGGCACCCAAGAAGACGTTAACCGCTGGCCACACCTCAAGGGTATTGATGTACCAAGAATTGAAGCAGAAATCGGCCTACTGATTGGCAGCGACGTACCACAAGCTATGTAACCAAAGGAGGTGACAGAAAGTAAAGACGGAGGATCTTTCGCTATGCGTACCGTTCTGGGATGGATGCTCAGTGGACCCTTAGACGAAAAGAGACTAAGGTACCCACGTCAAACCTCACTGACACTACGGCTAACCTCAGCAAGCAGTTTGAAGACTTCTGTAACTTAGAATTTAATGACTCGAGCTACGAACCTAAAATGTCAATGTCCCAGAATGATCAGCGCGCTTTAAACATCATGAAAGGTACAGTAAAACTCTCAAACGGCCACTATGAGATCGGCTTACCATGGAAAAACCACCCGCCTCACCTAGAGAACAACAGGCCTCAAGCAGAGAACAGACTTCACATGCTCAAGAAACGTCTTCAGAAGGACGCTATCTTGCATGAAAAATATACAGACTTCATGGCAGACCTACTACAAAAAAGCTACGCTCGAAAGGTGACCACTGAAGAACAGTTACAGAGGGAGAAATGGTACCTGCCCCATCATCCCGTATTTCACCCTCAGAAGCCAGGCACGGTTCGAGTGGCATTTGATTGTTCAGCCAAGTATCGAGGTTCTTCTCTCAATGATCAGTTGCTACAGGGGCCGGATTTAACAAACACTCTAGTTGGTGTTTTAACGCGATTTCGGGAAGAACCGAGTAGCCTTCATGGCTGACGTGGAAGCAATGTTCTACCAAGTTCGAGTCCAGCCTGACGACTGCAAGTATTTGCGATTTCTTTGGTGGCCACATGGCGATCTGGGAAAAGAACCAGAGGAATATCGGATGTTAGTCCACTTGTTTGGTGGAGCTTCATCTCCCAGCTGCGCAAACTACGCTCTCAAGAGAACCGCAGAAGACAATAAAGAAGATTTTGACGCAGTTACCATAGCAACCGTAAAGCGTAACTTCTACGTGGATGATTGTTTGAAATCAGTCCCGACCAACCCAAAGGCTGTTAAATTGGTGGGTGAACTCCGCGAATTATTATCAAGAGGAGGTTTTCGCCTGACCAAATGGATATAAAATTCTAAGAAGGTAATGGACTCTGTACCTGAATCGGAGAAAGCACCATCAGTAAAGAACCTCGACCTCTCCGAAAACGTAACGCTAACCGAAAGAGCGCTTGGTGTCCAGTGGAACGTTCATACTAACACATTTGGTTTGGATTGTCGAAAAGAGAAAACCCGCTACTAAGAGAGGAATTCTGTCTGTCATTTGTTCCGTCTACGACCCCCTGGGGTTCGTTTCCCCCTGTATTTTACCTGCTAAAGCAATACAATAAGATTTGTGTCTTAAGGGTCTCGGTTGGGATGACCCGATCCCTGAAACAAGCAAGCAGAAATGGGAAGCCTGGCTGAGAGAGCTACCCAAGTTGGAACAATTTCAAATACGGCGATGCTTCAAGCCCCAAGAATTTTCAGATGTAAAACGATGTGAACTTAATTCACCACTTCTCAGACGCTTCTAATCAAGGGTATGGAGCAGTTTCGTACCTGCGTCAAATCAATGCAGTTGGCAAGGGTCATTGCTCTCTTATCATGGCAAAATCAAGACTGGCTCCACTCAAGGCTATGACGATTCCAAGAATGGAATTATCCGCAGCGGTTCTAGCTACAGGACTTGACCGGATGATCAAACAAGAAGTCACCTTGTCAATCGA encodes:
- the LOC140938138 gene encoding uncharacterized protein, yielding MDAQWTLRRKETKVPTSNLTDTTANLSKQFEDFCNLEFNDSSYEPKMSMSQNDQRALNIMKGTVKLSNGHYEIGLPWKNHPPHLENNRPQAENRLHMLKKRLQKDAILHEKYTDFMADLLQKSYARKVTTEEQLQREKWYLPHHPVFHPQKPGTVRVAFDCSAKYRGSSLNDQLLQGPDLTNTLVGVLTRFREEPSSLHG
- the LOC140938139 gene encoding uncharacterized protein, whose amino-acid sequence is MFYQVRVQPDDCKYLRFLWWPHGDLGKEPEEYRMLVHLFGGASSPSCANYALKRTAEDNKEDFDAVTIATVKRNFYVDDCLKSVPTNPKAVKLGLGWDDPIPETSKQKWEAWLRELPKLEQFQIRRCFKPQEFSDVKRCELNSPLLRRF